AAGCGCCCGGCCCGCATCCTCTTCGTCGAGAGTATTCCCCGCACCGCCTCCGGCAAGGTGCAGAAACATGTCCTGCGCCGGTTGCATTCCGACGAAACCCTTCAACGACAGGCCTGATGAAGCGGCCCCGGCATTCAATGCTGAAACCAATGGAGTAGACCCATGACTGATATGAAATCGCCGGTTCTGGTCGAATTCGATAACGGCATCGCTTTCGTGACCCTCAACCGCCCTGAAAAGCGTAATGCGATGAATCCGGCTCTCAATGCCCGGATGCTCGAAGTGCTCGATGAACTCGAGGGCGACGAGCGCTGCGGCGTTCTCGTGTTGCGCGGCGCCGGCGAGTCCTGGTCCGCCGGCATGGATCTGAAGGAATATTTCCGCGACAATGACGACAAGCCACGCGATGCCACGCTGAAGGCGCGGCGCCAATCCGGCGGCTGGTGGGGCCGACTGATGTATTTCGAAAAGCCCACGATCGCCATGGTCAATGGCTGGTGCTTCGGCGGCGCCTTCACGCCGCTCGTTTCCTGCGATCTCGCCATCGCCGCCGAGGAAGCGAATTTCGGCCTTTCCGAGATCAATTGGGGCATCCTGCCGGGCGGCAACGTCACCCGCGCGGTCGCCGAGGTGATGCGCCATCGCGACGCGCTCTACTACATCATGACCGGCGAATTGTTCGGCGGGCGCAAGGCCGCCGAAATGGGTCTGGTCAACGAGGCCGTGCCGCTGGCCGAGCTTGAAACCCAGGTCCGCAAGATCTGCGCCAGCCTGCTCGAAAAGAACCCGGTGACGCTGAAGGCCGCCAAGGATACCTATAAGCGCGTGCGCAACCTGCCCTGGGATCTGGCCGACGATTACATCTACGCCAAGCTGGAGCAGATGCTGTTTCTCGACAAGACCAAGGGGCGCGACGAGGGGCTGAAGCAGTTCCTCGACGACAAGACCTATCAACCGGGGCTCGGCGCCTACAAGCGCGGCCGCTGAGGGTTCGCGGGCAAATCATCAGGAGGAGGAAACCATGAAGATTCATGCCGCGGTGGCGCGTGCGCCGCATATGCCGTTTTCGCTGGAAAGCCTCGATCTGGAGGAGCCGCGCGAGGGGGAGATCCTGGTTCGCGTCGTCGCGACCGGGGTTTGTCACACCGATATCGTCATGCGCGACCAGCATCTGCCGGTGCCGCAGCCGGTGGTGCTCGGCCATGAAGGTGCTGGCATCGTCGAGCGTGTCGGGCCGGGCGTTGCCAAGGTGAAGCCTGGCGATCACGTGGTCATGACCTTCAATTCCTGCGGTCATTGCCCGAGCTGCAACGATCACGAAGAGACCTATTGCCATGAATTTTTCCCGCGCAATTTCTTCGGTTCGCGTGCCGATGGTTCGAGCGGGCTCTCCTACAGAGGGGAGCGGGTGAACGGCAATATTTTCGGGCAATCCTCCTTTGCCAGCCACGCGCTCTGCCATGAGCGCAATATCGTGAAAGTGCAAAGGGATGCCGATCTGGCGCTGCTTGGGCCGCTTGCCTGCGGCATCCAGACCGGCGCCGGCGCAGTCATGAATGCGCTCAAGGTCGAACCGGGAAAAGTGCTTGCGGTGTTCGGCATGGGGTCCGTCGGCCTCGCCGCCGTCATGGCGGCGCGGATCGTCGGCGCTTCGCGCATCATCGCCGTCGACGTCAACGAGGCGCGGCTGGCGCTTGCCGCTGAACTCGGCGCGACCGATATCGTCAATGGCAAAGCGAGCGACGCCGTCGCCGCGATCATGGCGCTGACGGGCGCGGGCGTCGATTATGCGATCGATGCCTCCGGCGTGCCCGCCGTCATCGACCAGTGCGTGCGGGTGCTGGCGCCGCGCGGCACCTGCGGTATTGTCGGCGCTTCGCCCCATGGCGCAACGCTGACGCTCGATCTCACCCATATCCTCTCCGGCGGGCGCCGGGTGCGCGGCATCGTCGAGGGCGACTCCAATCCCGACGTGCTGATCCCGCTTCTGATCGATCTTCACAGACAGGGCCGCTTCCCGTTCGACAGGCTCGTCACCTTCTATGATTTCGCCGACATCAACCGGGCGGTGGAGGATGCCGAAAAGGGCATCGTGCTGAAACCGGTCGTCCGCCAGCC
The Rhizobium leguminosarum DNA segment above includes these coding regions:
- a CDS encoding p-hydroxycinnamoyl CoA hydratase/lyase; amino-acid sequence: MTDMKSPVLVEFDNGIAFVTLNRPEKRNAMNPALNARMLEVLDELEGDERCGVLVLRGAGESWSAGMDLKEYFRDNDDKPRDATLKARRQSGGWWGRLMYFEKPTIAMVNGWCFGGAFTPLVSCDLAIAAEEANFGLSEINWGILPGGNVTRAVAEVMRHRDALYYIMTGELFGGRKAAEMGLVNEAVPLAELETQVRKICASLLEKNPVTLKAAKDTYKRVRNLPWDLADDYIYAKLEQMLFLDKTKGRDEGLKQFLDDKTYQPGLGAYKRGR
- a CDS encoding NAD(P)-dependent alcohol dehydrogenase, with protein sequence MKIHAAVARAPHMPFSLESLDLEEPREGEILVRVVATGVCHTDIVMRDQHLPVPQPVVLGHEGAGIVERVGPGVAKVKPGDHVVMTFNSCGHCPSCNDHEETYCHEFFPRNFFGSRADGSSGLSYRGERVNGNIFGQSSFASHALCHERNIVKVQRDADLALLGPLACGIQTGAGAVMNALKVEPGKVLAVFGMGSVGLAAVMAARIVGASRIIAVDVNEARLALAAELGATDIVNGKASDAVAAIMALTGAGVDYAIDASGVPAVIDQCVRVLAPRGTCGIVGASPHGATLTLDLTHILSGGRRVRGIVEGDSNPDVLIPLLIDLHRQGRFPFDRLVTFYDFADINRAVEDAEKGIVLKPVVRQPAA